One window of the Oncorhynchus keta strain PuntledgeMale-10-30-2019 unplaced genomic scaffold, Oket_V2 Un_contig_24101_pilon_pilon, whole genome shotgun sequence genome contains the following:
- the LOC127921951 gene encoding glycine, alanine and asparagine-rich protein-like, producing the protein NAFGRRSGQRSGRRSGRVRATFRATFRATFRATFRGNVQGGVRGDVHVRGVQGNVQGGVQGNVRGAFRGSGRRSGRVQGRSGAFRARSGRVQGDVQGGVQGTRSGGGVQGDAFVWASGGVQGAFGLAGRRSGRRSGGSTFGAAFRATFRATFRRVQGAFRATFRATFRATFRATFRATFRATFRDVQGEGGVRGVQGGVQGGVRRAGVQGKRSGRRSFRATFRATFRATFGGRRSGDVQGNVRGDVQGDVQGNVQGDVQGNVQGDVQGNVQGHVQGRSGQRSGATFMAAFRQRVQGDVRGNVQGGVQGSVRGGVHGVQGGVSFRRRSGQRSGVAAFRATRSGDVQGNVHGGVRATFRATLRSFGAAFMAAFRATFRATFGRRSGQRSGRRSGQRSGRRRGHVQGATSLVF; encoded by the coding sequence GCAACGCGTTCGGGCGGCGTTCAGGGCAACGTTCAGGGCGACGTTCAGGGCGCGTTCGGGCGACGTTCAGGGCAACGTTCAGGGCGACGTTCAGGGCAACGTTCAGGGGCAACGTTCAGGGCGGCGTTCGGGGCGACGTTCACGTTCGGGGCGTTCAGGGCAACGTTCAGGGCGGCGTTCAGGGCAACGTTCGGGGCGCGTTCAGGGGTTCAGGGCGGCGTTCAGGGCGCGTTCAGGGGCGTTCGGGCGCGTTCAGGGCACGTTCAGGGCGCGTTCAGGGCGACGTTCAGGGCGGCGTTCAGGGCACGCGTTCAGGGGGCGGCGTTCAGGGCGACGCGTTCGTTTGGGCATCGGGCGGCGTTCAGGGCGCGTTCGGGCTGGCGGGGCGGCGTTCAGGGCGGCGTTCAGGGGGTTCAACGTTCGGGGCAGCGTTCAGGGCAACGTTCAGGGCAACGTTCAGGCGCGTTCAGGGGGCGTTCAGGGCAACGTTCAGGGCGACGTTCAGGGCAACGTTCAGGGCAACGTTCAGGGCAACGTTCAGGGCGACGTTCAGGGACGTTCAGGGCGAGGGCGGCGTTCGGGGCGTTCAGGGCGGCGTTCAGGGTGGCGTTCGGCGGGCTGGCGTTCAGGGCAAGCGTTCAGGGCGACGTTCGTTCAGGGCAACGTTCAGGGCAACGTTCAGGGCAACGTTCGGGGGGCGGCGTTCAGGGGACGTTCAGGGCAACGTTCGGGGCGACGTTCAGGGCGACGTTCAGGGCAACGTTCAGGGCGACGTTCAGGGCAACGTTCAGGGCGACGTTCAGGGCAACGTTCAGGGCCACGTTCAGGGGCGTTCAGGGCAACGTTCGGGGGCGACGTTCATGGCGGCGTTCAGGCAACGCGTTCAGGGCGACGTTCGAGGCAACGTTCAGGGCGGCGTTCAGGGCAGCGTTCGGGGCGGCGTTCATGGCGTTCAGGGCGGCGTTTCGTTCAGGCGGCGTTCAGGGCAACGTTCGGGCGTGGCGGCGTTCAGGGCAACGCGTTCAGGCGACGTTCAGGGCAACGTTCATGGCGGCGTTCGGGCGACGTTCAGGGCGACGTTGCGTTCGTTCGGGGCGGCGTTCATGGCGGCGTTCAGGGCGACGTTCAGGGCAACGTTCGGGCGACGTTCAGGGCAACGTTCGGGGCGACGTTCGGGGCAACGTTCGGGGCGACGTCGGGGCCACGTTCAGGGGGCGACGTcactggtcttctag